Proteins found in one Bremerella volcania genomic segment:
- the cysD gene encoding sulfate adenylyltransferase subunit CysD: MNTSVVDREGRQNVVSGDLNAHLRMLEEESIYIFREVAESFENPVLLYSIGKDSSVLLHLARKAFYPEKPPFPLLHIDSTWEFREMIEFREQHVRGTLGMEVLVEINHEGVRRGINPFDFPSPVYTDVMRTEPLKKALTRYRFDAAIGGGRREEERSRAKERIFSFRDKHHRWDPRNQRPELWRLYNTWVHRGQSMRVFPLSDWTEEEIWQYILLEEIPLVPLYFAKERPVVQRDGNLIMVDDERMPLRSGEQPEMRKVRFRTLGCYPVTGAIESEAESVSQIVQELRLTHLSERAGRAIDKDEESAMERKKRQGYF; this comes from the coding sequence ATGAACACTTCGGTAGTGGATAGAGAAGGACGACAGAATGTTGTCTCAGGCGACCTGAACGCACACCTGAGAATGCTCGAGGAAGAGAGCATCTACATTTTCAGGGAAGTTGCCGAGTCATTTGAGAATCCCGTATTGCTCTACTCCATCGGGAAGGATTCCAGTGTGCTCTTGCACCTGGCCCGGAAGGCCTTTTATCCGGAGAAGCCTCCATTTCCGCTGCTTCATATCGATTCGACATGGGAGTTCCGAGAAATGATTGAGTTTCGCGAGCAACACGTTCGAGGGACGCTCGGAATGGAGGTCCTTGTGGAAATCAATCACGAGGGAGTCCGCCGCGGTATCAATCCGTTCGACTTTCCCAGTCCTGTTTACACCGACGTCATGCGAACAGAACCGTTGAAGAAGGCCCTGACACGGTATCGCTTTGATGCGGCGATTGGGGGAGGGCGTCGGGAAGAGGAACGATCGCGAGCAAAAGAAAGAATCTTTTCCTTTCGAGACAAGCATCACCGATGGGATCCGCGCAATCAGCGTCCAGAGCTTTGGCGACTTTACAACACGTGGGTCCATCGTGGTCAAAGTATGCGTGTCTTTCCACTCTCAGATTGGACCGAAGAGGAGATCTGGCAATACATCCTGCTGGAAGAAATTCCGCTCGTGCCGCTCTATTTCGCCAAAGAGCGGCCAGTCGTTCAACGCGATGGCAATCTGATCATGGTAGATGATGAGCGAATGCCACTGAGGTCTGGGGAGCAGCCGGAAATGCGAAAGGTTCGATTTAGGACCCTGGGCTGCTATCCGGTCACGGGGGCCATCGAGTCTGAAGCGGAATCTGTCAGCCAGATTGTTCAAGAGTTACGGTTGACCCATCTTTCCGAAAGAGCAGGACGGGCAATCGATAAGGATGAAGAATCAGCAATGGAACGCAAGAAGCGACAAGGATACTTTTGA
- a CDS encoding sulfate adenylyltransferase subunit 1 produces MITQKDSTIEITPPAGQTIGTRLGILRLLTCGSVDDGKSTLIGRLLLETGAVYEDHLQSLQLETKRHGTTELAVDPALIVDGLEDERAQGITIDVAYRYLRSPRRKIIIADSPGHEQYTRNMVTAASRSDVALLLVDARKGIVQQTKRHALIASMLGIKRFILATNKMDLVDYRSNVFHEITGDFHRFTKAFEELDIVSIPLSGLCGDNVCRRSENMDWYQGPTLIETLESSQASRGNPADGFRLPIQRVVRPDSEFRGVSGTIATGKIRVHDPIEILPQRRTSKIQSIITMDGEYESACAGQAVTITLADEIDVARGDWIVSPGVSSAMSSELNARLVWMSTEPLVVGKIYWLKCGTKTVMAEVATMQSKICIETGDSEPASMLELNEIGQCHLLLHEPVVHESYTSIREMGSFILVDRISHETVAAGIISSEDNRSVAASIPIATERQFSQVTAAQRKYRVGHDSLSVVIAGRTSNELLRVAYDLELRLFNEGFHVGVINAGDLHGEHENDGSHAATGKPSHLWPGLQVTRSLSDMGLICISVFEAGNQELKNAIRRECSRNEFLYFDLDSHGDTSNSRDHSKAEDIAENIYSLVVSKVSGPK; encoded by the coding sequence ATGATTACGCAAAAAGACAGCACGATCGAAATCACGCCCCCAGCAGGTCAGACCATTGGAACTCGTTTGGGCATACTTAGATTGCTCACGTGCGGAAGCGTAGACGATGGCAAGAGTACGTTAATTGGACGACTTCTACTCGAAACTGGCGCCGTATACGAAGATCATTTACAGTCGCTTCAACTTGAAACCAAGCGACACGGTACCACGGAATTGGCAGTCGATCCTGCTCTGATCGTAGACGGGCTGGAAGACGAAAGAGCCCAGGGCATTACGATCGACGTCGCCTATCGCTACCTTCGGTCGCCTCGCCGAAAAATCATCATCGCGGATAGTCCCGGTCATGAGCAGTACACCAGGAACATGGTCACGGCTGCCTCGCGTTCCGACGTGGCATTATTACTAGTTGATGCGAGGAAAGGAATTGTTCAACAGACCAAACGTCATGCATTGATTGCCTCCATGTTAGGGATCAAGCGATTTATCTTAGCCACCAACAAGATGGATCTTGTTGACTACAGGAGCAACGTCTTTCACGAGATTACCGGCGATTTTCATCGCTTTACGAAAGCCTTTGAGGAGTTGGATATCGTTTCGATTCCTCTCTCTGGTTTGTGTGGCGATAACGTATGTCGCCGTAGTGAAAATATGGATTGGTATCAGGGGCCGACCTTGATCGAGACACTGGAGTCATCTCAGGCGTCTCGTGGCAATCCCGCGGATGGTTTTCGGTTACCAATCCAGCGAGTCGTACGACCCGATTCCGAGTTTCGTGGTGTGAGCGGAACGATTGCTACAGGCAAGATAAGGGTTCATGATCCGATCGAGATCCTTCCACAAAGAAGGACATCAAAGATTCAATCGATCATTACGATGGATGGAGAATATGAATCTGCCTGCGCAGGGCAAGCGGTAACCATCACGTTGGCAGATGAGATCGACGTGGCGCGAGGAGACTGGATCGTTTCGCCCGGTGTTTCGTCCGCGATGAGTAGTGAGCTCAATGCGAGACTGGTTTGGATGTCAACCGAACCACTAGTTGTCGGAAAGATCTATTGGCTTAAGTGCGGTACGAAAACGGTAATGGCCGAAGTCGCTACAATGCAGTCGAAGATATGTATCGAAACGGGAGATAGCGAACCTGCTTCGATGCTTGAGTTGAATGAAATTGGCCAATGTCATCTACTGCTTCACGAACCGGTTGTTCATGAAAGCTACACTAGTATCCGTGAGATGGGATCGTTCATCCTGGTTGATCGAATTTCCCATGAGACGGTCGCGGCAGGAATTATTTCAAGCGAAGACAATAGGAGTGTTGCTGCTTCGATACCGATTGCTACCGAGAGGCAATTCAGCCAAGTAACGGCAGCTCAACGGAAGTATCGAGTGGGACATGATTCGCTTTCTGTCGTGATTGCCGGTCGAACGAGTAACGAACTTTTGCGTGTCGCGTATGACCTGGAACTTCGTCTATTCAATGAGGGTTTCCATGTCGGCGTAATTAATGCAGGCGACCTTCACGGAGAACATGAGAACGACGGATCTCATGCGGCGACAGGAAAGCCGAGCCATCTTTGGCCAGGCCTGCAGGTCACCCGATCGTTAAGTGACATGGGGCTAATTTGCATATCAGTATTCGAAGCTGGCAATCAAGAGCTCAAAAATGCGATCCGTCGAGAGTGTTCACGGAACGAGTTCCTGTATTTCGATCTCGACTCTCATGGAGATACAAGCAATTCCAGGGATCATTCAAAAGCTGAGGACATCGCTGAGAACATCTACAGCTTAGTCGTCTCAAAAGTATCCGGACCGAAGTAG
- a CDS encoding glycosyltransferase family 2 protein, protein MRVSCIMVTGHKPERRRLAEVAIGCFNQQTWPDRELVIVNEGEPFNLPGERLVPTGATLGELRNLGLSNADGDLIIQWDDDDWYHPDRIRVQAEAWKPGHAVILNHEIICDMTSGQALVCTVGFPGSILHEAQTTARYETLRKGEDSVFADSFRRIHLNNNPTLYIRFWHGLNTWDRKHFQSLARISRPLTEDENLQLQRALSSYQCQKVM, encoded by the coding sequence ATGCGCGTTAGCTGCATCATGGTGACAGGACATAAGCCCGAAAGAAGAAGACTCGCTGAAGTCGCGATTGGCTGCTTCAATCAACAGACTTGGCCTGATCGCGAACTGGTTATCGTCAATGAAGGAGAACCCTTTAATTTGCCTGGCGAGCGGTTAGTTCCTACGGGAGCAACGCTGGGAGAATTACGAAATCTAGGCCTTTCAAACGCGGATGGAGATTTGATTATTCAATGGGATGATGACGACTGGTACCACCCTGATCGAATACGAGTTCAAGCCGAAGCATGGAAACCAGGGCATGCCGTCATCCTCAACCATGAAATCATTTGTGACATGACATCGGGACAAGCCCTTGTCTGCACCGTTGGTTTTCCGGGTTCTATTCTGCATGAGGCTCAAACTACTGCTAGATATGAAACGCTAAGAAAAGGGGAAGACTCCGTTTTTGCGGATTCCTTTCGGCGAATCCATCTCAACAACAATCCAACCCTCTATATTCGATTTTGGCATGGCCTGAATACTTGGGATCGAAAACATTTTCAGAGCTTAGCCAGAATTAGCCGTCCTCTAACCGAGGATGAAAATCTGCAACTTCAGAGGGCTCTCTCATCCTATCAATGCCAAAAAGTAATGTGA
- a CDS encoding glycosyltransferase family 32 protein translates to MPTLFDRFRNQFRDLHPDWDHRFWTEDDCQQLDCKALLNAWPNQASRSNAARLEILSRYGGVYVDTDVEPLKSFDPLLQVDAFAAEEYRGRVCNAVMGSVPQHPWVLWQLEALPRYKKKRPPWGPLLATEAYKEMVKQGVEVSLYPTTHFYPYLWNQLSLRGSNEYPKSYAVHHWAISWNPRIAWETSK, encoded by the coding sequence TTGCCCACCTTGTTTGATCGCTTTCGGAATCAATTTCGCGATCTGCATCCCGACTGGGATCATCGATTCTGGACCGAGGATGATTGTCAGCAGCTTGACTGCAAAGCGTTATTGAATGCCTGGCCTAACCAGGCGTCTCGATCAAACGCCGCTCGTCTGGAGATCTTGAGTCGGTATGGTGGCGTCTACGTGGACACAGACGTGGAACCGCTTAAGTCATTCGATCCTCTGCTGCAGGTAGATGCTTTTGCCGCGGAAGAGTATCGCGGAAGAGTCTGCAACGCCGTGATGGGATCTGTTCCGCAACATCCTTGGGTCCTTTGGCAATTAGAAGCACTTCCACGCTACAAAAAGAAACGCCCGCCTTGGGGGCCACTTCTAGCGACCGAGGCTTACAAGGAGATGGTGAAGCAAGGAGTCGAAGTTTCACTTTACCCAACCACTCATTTCTATCCTTATCTGTGGAACCAGTTGAGCCTGCGAGGTTCGAACGAATACCCAAAGAGTTATGCCGTTCACCACTGGGCTATCAGTTGGAATCCACGAATTGCTTGGGAGACCTCCAAATGA
- a CDS encoding sigma-70 RNA polymerase sigma factor region 4 domain-containing protein, with protein MTLDKEDLKHRFLAAIDYGWQWEKVWHLLISHPWYQITLQTQAQNVLRKQRLPINWHEDVQQDAMLLLARSLRHRADLRVDLDQVHECFAGWMARIIARDCQEAVRQMRRQFMREQSMPDIVPLEMDRLPLDAKIDISLKIQQLNDPERTILTLWSEGFSVTDIANRLALSYQRTYYLWRRGTRQLRALLGASYLAVHVS; from the coding sequence ATGACCTTAGACAAGGAAGACCTTAAGCATCGCTTTCTCGCTGCTATCGATTATGGTTGGCAGTGGGAGAAAGTGTGGCACCTACTAATCTCGCATCCCTGGTATCAGATAACGCTTCAAACCCAGGCTCAAAATGTATTACGGAAACAGCGACTTCCGATAAACTGGCATGAGGATGTACAACAAGACGCCATGTTGCTACTAGCCCGTAGCTTGCGGCATAGAGCAGACCTTCGTGTCGACTTGGATCAAGTGCATGAATGCTTTGCCGGCTGGATGGCAAGAATCATTGCACGAGATTGCCAAGAGGCCGTTCGACAAATGCGAAGACAGTTCATGCGAGAACAGTCTATGCCGGATATTGTTCCATTAGAAATGGATCGCCTGCCCCTAGATGCGAAAATTGATATTAGCCTGAAGATCCAGCAGTTGAATGATCCAGAGCGGACGATTCTTACCCTATGGTCAGAAGGGTTCTCTGTGACTGACATAGCTAATCGACTGGCTTTATCCTATCAACGTACCTATTACCTGTGGCGACGTGGCACACGGCAACTACGAGCACTTTTAGGGGCATCCTACTTGGCGGTACACGTCAGCTAG
- a CDS encoding Coenzyme F420 hydrogenase/dehydrogenase, beta subunit C-terminal domain, whose protein sequence is MIMSHFLIRSKNPETRLCASSGGFAREFLAGLLRYRLVDVVCYVSTGNSANGLRPIIRTTSDPSEILTSTCTSSVYHPVNPLPTIARVQGRCAATLLACHAKSANRQSLPHLTCKVELLCKLVPPRRWTLEMLAQMKVDPSNVSKYAYRYGEPPGKFTVWTRDNKLLTKDFRPSWPDEDREHFPSFCKSCALRDGGSDVLCCDPWRISGAIGFTLVSVRSSKWMPIIRQLERDGQIETHPVSRQEWERNNQRFYACKAVRK, encoded by the coding sequence ATGATCATGTCTCACTTTCTGATTAGATCCAAGAATCCTGAAACCCGATTATGTGCATCAAGTGGAGGATTTGCTCGTGAGTTTTTGGCTGGCCTGCTTCGATATCGATTGGTCGATGTCGTGTGTTACGTTTCGACTGGGAATAGCGCCAATGGACTTCGTCCCATCATTCGTACAACGAGTGATCCTAGTGAAATACTTACAAGCACTTGTACAAGCTCCGTTTATCATCCGGTAAACCCATTGCCGACAATAGCTCGGGTTCAAGGAAGATGTGCTGCGACGCTTCTTGCTTGTCATGCGAAATCGGCAAACCGCCAGAGCCTCCCTCACCTCACCTGCAAAGTTGAGTTGCTATGCAAGTTGGTTCCACCGAGACGCTGGACTTTGGAAATGCTCGCCCAGATGAAGGTCGATCCAAGCAATGTCTCCAAGTATGCCTACCGATATGGCGAACCCCCAGGCAAATTCACCGTCTGGACGCGGGATAACAAACTCTTGACGAAGGATTTTCGGCCTAGTTGGCCGGATGAAGATCGAGAACACTTCCCCAGCTTTTGCAAGTCATGCGCTCTCCGCGATGGCGGGAGTGACGTTCTCTGCTGCGACCCTTGGAGAATATCCGGTGCAATTGGTTTTACTCTGGTTTCGGTACGATCTTCCAAATGGATGCCGATCATTCGCCAACTTGAAAGAGACGGACAAATTGAGACTCACCCTGTGTCACGGCAAGAGTGGGAACGAAACAATCAACGATTTTACGCATGCAAGGCGGTCAGAAAATGA
- a CDS encoding proton-conducting transporter transmembrane domain-containing protein, whose protein sequence is MLDTAMLLLVAPLCLVLAMTFPTSWANRYPQQVRRFACFAVVTVAVFYLLASLMLLKVESISTSISLSQSSRLWTLSVFYDPLSAMMTLLIAYVAWIITRFSVRYLDGDSNEGRYYKWLMVCLGAILGLVVSGNLIQMFGFWILTSLALHQLLIHYSNRPWAIWTARKKFLISRLGDVFLAAAIYLTLQIWGTVEIEMLFANVHATESLGIYDPRVTIVCLLFVLSALTKSAQFPFHTWLPDTLETPTPVSALMHAGIINAGGFLLIRLYPIIGQSATALSLCLLVGGVTCLLGGLIMMTQSSIKKKLAYSTMSQMGFMMMQCGLGAFSVAFLHIIFHSLYKSHAFLRSGSAVANHSIGNPEGQIAFTQNGWAMVLGTAASFGLLAGSGWLLGIDVVKPDGRLLLGLILALSLSQILVEVIRTRSTKTVLIGLSVVLLLVGIYLFSHEAMHRLAFEAYAGEMPAFGSAMWVVVGIVSLGFVCLAAFQIARVKFGNSPFVQAAYVHALNGFYLDIAARRVTALLWGRSAPTP, encoded by the coding sequence ATGTTGGACACAGCCATGCTTTTGTTAGTCGCGCCTTTATGTCTTGTGTTGGCTATGACGTTCCCTACGTCGTGGGCGAACAGGTATCCACAGCAAGTTCGACGCTTCGCCTGCTTTGCTGTTGTAACTGTTGCCGTTTTTTACTTGCTCGCCTCGCTGATGCTACTGAAAGTTGAAAGCATCAGTACGAGTATTTCATTATCACAGTCGAGCAGACTTTGGACTTTGTCTGTTTTCTACGATCCACTATCCGCAATGATGACGCTTCTGATCGCTTACGTCGCTTGGATCATCACGCGATTCTCGGTCAGATATCTCGACGGCGATTCAAACGAGGGCCGTTACTACAAGTGGCTTATGGTTTGTCTGGGTGCAATTCTCGGACTCGTGGTGAGCGGAAACCTCATTCAGATGTTCGGTTTCTGGATATTGACAAGTCTCGCGCTGCATCAGCTTTTGATCCACTACAGCAATCGCCCTTGGGCAATTTGGACTGCCCGCAAAAAGTTTCTAATCAGTCGACTAGGCGACGTGTTCTTGGCCGCGGCGATATATCTGACTCTCCAGATTTGGGGAACTGTCGAGATTGAAATGCTCTTTGCTAACGTGCACGCCACGGAAAGCCTAGGAATATATGACCCAAGAGTAACGATTGTTTGCCTCTTGTTTGTTCTCAGCGCCTTAACCAAGTCGGCCCAATTTCCGTTTCATACCTGGCTGCCAGATACCTTGGAGACCCCAACTCCCGTTTCCGCTTTGATGCATGCGGGGATCATCAACGCAGGCGGCTTTCTACTCATCCGCTTGTACCCGATTATTGGACAATCGGCGACAGCTCTCTCTCTGTGCTTGTTGGTTGGCGGCGTTACCTGTCTGTTGGGCGGACTCATCATGATGACCCAGTCGAGCATCAAGAAGAAGCTGGCTTACAGCACCATGTCACAAATGGGCTTCATGATGATGCAATGCGGCCTGGGAGCGTTTTCAGTGGCCTTTCTGCACATCATCTTTCATTCGCTCTACAAGTCGCATGCTTTCCTTAGATCTGGCAGCGCAGTTGCAAACCACTCGATCGGAAATCCGGAAGGTCAGATCGCATTCACCCAAAACGGTTGGGCGATGGTACTTGGAACGGCCGCATCTTTCGGGCTTCTGGCAGGCTCTGGATGGTTGCTGGGAATTGATGTTGTCAAACCAGATGGACGACTACTGCTCGGACTTATTCTGGCCCTGTCTCTGTCACAAATACTTGTGGAAGTGATTCGCACGCGGTCAACCAAAACAGTGCTAATCGGGCTGTCTGTCGTGCTGCTGCTGGTAGGTATCTACTTGTTCAGCCACGAGGCAATGCACCGTTTAGCATTCGAGGCTTACGCTGGGGAAATGCCCGCGTTCGGTTCAGCAATGTGGGTTGTTGTTGGGATCGTATCTTTGGGATTTGTGTGTCTGGCAGCATTTCAGATCGCGAGGGTCAAGTTCGGGAACTCACCGTTCGTGCAAGCAGCTTATGTCCATGCGTTAAACGGGTTCTACCTAGACATCGCTGCACGTCGTGTGACGGCTTTGCTGTGGGGGCGATCCGCTCCAACTCCTTAA
- a CDS encoding YbcC family protein has translation MISLIESSNHLLKDTDKPNRTNADKKSQGIQHVIEKLHESIAPLWPLKDFVAVNPFLGFTGKTLLETDSLLKSISDVELLPSLEFFRECYRSESISTSDVETAYLQIARDGSASLTDVSLADVLDWLQSDLKPAIRCRRKVWTMAEVLDGEGGGERSNQIINDITRFLSGYFDEGEASWLMPWQDDSPYAAWKQVSSTSYRMDLLGMRGFRKFVRSLPDDSDQAIPLLLEKADVPNRLLSLLCVCQLASISGWASYARNQSGQSAKPESSCLKDLLAIRLAYDVFLIESSKQSISCCFHEDIWNDHDFNRQVLSPSLISVVRYVLLVAQEMKFQQSLTSGLLDGINEKTGPVKALAQMVFCIDVRSEPIRRHLERVNEQVETFGFAGFFGMPLRHVTGGGSVGSAHCPVLLQPAFQVNWDQAHESSGQESLQNAWKAFRSGPISSLGFVETLGWLTAGKLLSDSYGWVKSRFQQQSCDSKPQVYPEGETHVGHCEELSLESRITFCKGFLANLGLTKGFARFVVVCGHASDVQNNLFQSGLDCGACGGHSGEPNARVASWWLNSSEVRAGLATLGIAIPDSTWFVPAVHNTTTEQIVFTEKANVPDEFQEEFAQLISICNEASQQCAGNRPERYGTSKKEDLTRKSHDWSDVRPEWGLAGNAAFVVAPRSRTQSLDLKGRVFLHSYEAEKDSDGSVLELIMTAPMIVTSWINLQYFASTVEAGKYGSGDKLIHNAVGKFGVLEGNGGDLKTGLPLQSVHNGKQWQHQPLRLTVIIEAPKVRIEQIVRSHTDVRQLVSHGWITLLCLEGERFSRWTSQGAWEPWDDQPSN, from the coding sequence ATGATTTCATTAATAGAATCATCGAATCACTTGCTGAAGGATACCGACAAGCCGAATCGCACGAATGCCGATAAAAAATCGCAAGGCATTCAGCACGTCATCGAGAAACTTCACGAGTCGATTGCCCCGCTTTGGCCGCTAAAGGATTTTGTTGCCGTGAACCCATTTCTCGGATTCACCGGCAAGACGCTTCTGGAAACTGACTCACTTTTGAAATCGATCAGTGATGTCGAACTACTCCCGTCACTGGAATTCTTCCGGGAATGCTATCGAAGTGAATCGATCTCCACGAGTGACGTGGAAACAGCTTACCTACAGATTGCCCGAGATGGTTCCGCCAGCCTCACAGACGTATCTCTAGCCGACGTGCTGGACTGGCTACAGAGCGACCTTAAGCCCGCAATACGCTGCCGTCGTAAGGTTTGGACGATGGCCGAAGTGTTGGATGGCGAGGGTGGAGGGGAGAGAAGCAATCAAATCATCAATGATATCACTCGGTTCCTATCGGGATACTTCGACGAAGGCGAGGCTTCCTGGTTGATGCCATGGCAGGATGATTCGCCCTACGCGGCTTGGAAGCAGGTTAGCTCTACTAGCTATCGCATGGACCTGCTAGGAATGCGAGGCTTCAGGAAGTTTGTCCGCAGTTTGCCCGACGATTCTGATCAGGCAATTCCCCTTTTGCTCGAGAAGGCAGACGTACCGAATCGACTTCTCTCTTTGCTTTGTGTTTGCCAGCTCGCATCCATTTCGGGATGGGCGTCCTACGCACGGAACCAGTCGGGACAGTCAGCGAAGCCGGAGTCAAGTTGCCTGAAAGATTTGCTTGCCATTCGACTGGCATACGATGTGTTTCTGATTGAGTCGAGTAAGCAAAGCATTTCATGCTGTTTTCACGAAGACATCTGGAACGACCACGACTTCAATCGCCAAGTGTTGTCGCCCAGTCTCATAAGTGTCGTGCGGTATGTTCTACTTGTTGCGCAGGAGATGAAGTTCCAGCAGAGCCTGACTTCAGGTCTTTTGGACGGAATCAACGAGAAGACAGGACCGGTAAAAGCCCTGGCGCAAATGGTGTTCTGCATTGACGTGCGTTCCGAACCAATTCGTCGCCATCTAGAACGTGTCAATGAGCAAGTAGAGACATTCGGATTTGCTGGATTCTTCGGCATGCCGTTGCGTCATGTGACTGGGGGAGGCTCGGTCGGTAGCGCGCACTGTCCAGTGCTTCTCCAACCAGCGTTCCAGGTCAACTGGGATCAAGCGCATGAAAGTTCTGGGCAAGAGAGTTTGCAAAACGCTTGGAAAGCCTTTCGTTCCGGCCCGATTTCGAGCCTGGGATTCGTCGAGACTTTGGGCTGGCTTACGGCCGGAAAGTTGTTGTCCGATTCTTATGGATGGGTAAAAAGTCGATTTCAGCAACAATCGTGTGACAGCAAACCTCAAGTCTATCCTGAGGGAGAAACACACGTTGGGCATTGCGAAGAGCTTTCTCTGGAAAGCCGGATCACATTTTGCAAAGGCTTTCTTGCGAACCTTGGCCTGACCAAAGGATTTGCTCGCTTCGTCGTTGTGTGTGGGCATGCTTCGGACGTGCAAAACAACCTGTTTCAATCAGGTCTCGACTGTGGTGCCTGCGGAGGACACTCGGGAGAGCCCAACGCGCGTGTCGCGAGCTGGTGGTTGAACAGTTCTGAAGTTCGGGCTGGACTGGCGACGCTGGGGATTGCGATTCCAGATAGTACGTGGTTTGTACCGGCCGTTCATAACACGACTACCGAACAGATTGTATTCACGGAGAAAGCTAATGTTCCTGATGAGTTTCAGGAAGAGTTTGCTCAGCTAATCTCGATTTGCAATGAAGCAAGTCAACAATGCGCTGGGAATCGTCCTGAAAGATATGGTACATCGAAAAAAGAAGACTTAACGCGTAAGAGTCACGACTGGAGTGACGTGCGTCCCGAGTGGGGACTCGCTGGAAATGCCGCATTCGTTGTCGCACCTCGATCTAGAACGCAATCGCTGGATCTAAAAGGCCGTGTATTTCTGCATAGCTATGAGGCAGAGAAAGACTCTGATGGCAGTGTGCTCGAACTGATCATGACCGCACCGATGATCGTCACTAGCTGGATTAATTTGCAGTACTTTGCTTCAACGGTTGAGGCAGGCAAGTACGGAAGTGGGGATAAGCTGATCCATAATGCGGTAGGTAAGTTCGGCGTGCTGGAAGGAAACGGAGGTGACTTGAAAACGGGACTGCCTTTGCAGTCCGTGCACAATGGAAAGCAATGGCAACATCAGCCACTGCGGCTAACAGTGATCATTGAAGCGCCGAAGGTACGCATTGAGCAAATTGTTCGCTCCCATACCGACGTTCGGCAACTTGTGTCTCATGGATGGATCACTTTGCTTTGCTTGGAAGGAGAGCGTTTCTCCCGATGGACCAGTCAAGGCGCTTGGGAGCCTTGGGATGATCAACCATCGAACTAA
- a CDS encoding glycosyltransferase family protein has protein sequence MIGCILLTYNRFSGDRQFLLSESVESFLRQTHQDAVLLICNDTPGQKIQVEDEIGRRIRIFNFERRFPFLTDKIQAMIDKNPDCDMFCRWDDDDISLPNRLTLSHDHLLAGNCLEWRPNNYVWSTSPGSYRHISKPGNTHVMSLWRRDVLKYFPEGKYPQRISGWEDQTFNQYLSQYNVPRSVEKSISYQDVTYVYRWGASDRHLSSKRQGSDSSLQAHYDSIGTQPIRAGNFTIHPYWQRDYESEVRSLDHHVSDSSRSRGNSPIASSME, from the coding sequence ATGATCGGGTGCATTTTATTGACCTACAACCGCTTCTCCGGGGACCGACAGTTCCTTCTTAGCGAATCGGTTGAATCGTTCCTACGTCAAACGCACCAGGACGCCGTTCTCTTGATCTGCAACGATACGCCTGGACAGAAGATTCAAGTCGAAGATGAGATCGGACGACGCATTCGCATCTTCAACTTCGAACGGCGATTTCCATTTCTGACCGATAAGATCCAAGCAATGATCGATAAGAACCCTGATTGCGACATGTTCTGTCGATGGGATGACGACGACATCAGCCTACCCAATCGCCTGACACTCTCGCACGATCATTTGCTGGCTGGCAATTGTCTGGAATGGAGACCCAACAACTACGTTTGGTCGACATCTCCAGGAAGCTATCGACATATTTCCAAGCCGGGAAATACGCACGTCATGAGCCTTTGGAGGAGAGACGTATTGAAGTACTTTCCCGAGGGCAAGTACCCACAGAGGATCTCGGGTTGGGAAGACCAAACGTTCAATCAGTATCTTTCCCAATACAACGTTCCACGTTCCGTCGAGAAGAGCATCTCGTACCAGGATGTCACCTACGTTTACCGCTGGGGTGCGTCCGATCGACATCTTTCTAGTAAACGACAAGGCAGCGATAGCAGCTTGCAAGCCCACTACGATTCGATTGGAACACAGCCAATCCGCGCCGGCAACTTTACGATCCATCCGTATTGGCAGAGAGACTATGAATCAGAAGTCCGCAGCCTCGACCATCACGTCAGCGATTCAAGTCGCAGCCGGGGAAACTCCCCAATCGCTTCAAGTATGGAATGA